A stretch of the Elephas maximus indicus isolate mEleMax1 chromosome 3, mEleMax1 primary haplotype, whole genome shotgun sequence genome encodes the following:
- the CCDC194 gene encoding coiled-coil domain-containing protein 194, with translation MAELGPEPSRAWRLFALCGAAVFLAAVAAGAALLAWNLAASAARGPHCPELRANTTASPRDPPEVEELRRQLAEAAQRQEALLRQLDQAEGIRRELEEALRACEGHQSRLQTQLKTLKSEMDEARAQGTQMVEQNGALTEALARWEEAAAEAALRLEETTQRARAAEAEGGACAAREEALRERVNALEIETNPQRRGSRPRPRLGSRPRSSPRSRARPGPPGGCRRTTRRVRG, from the exons ATGGCCGAGCTCGGGCCTGAGCCGAGCCGCGCGTGGCGGCTGTTCGCACTGTGCGGAGCTGCAGTGTTCCTGGCGGCCGTGGCAGCCGGCGCGGCCCTGCTGGCCTGGAATCTGGCCGCCTCGGCCGCCCGGGGGCCTCACTGCCCGGAGCTCAGGGCCAACACCACCGCGTCACCCAGGGACCCTCCCGAAGTAGAGGAGCTGAGACGCCAGCTGGCCGAGGCAGCCCAGCGCCAGGAGGCCCTCCTCAGGCAGCTGGACCAGGCCGAGGGTATCCGCCGGGAGCTGGAGGAGGCGCTGAGGGCCTGTGAGGGCCACCAG AGCCGGCTTCAGACTCAACTGAAGACACTGAAGTCTGAGATGGACGAGGCCAGGGCACAGGGGACCCAGATGGTGGAGCAGAACGGGGCGCTGACAG AAGCCCTAGCACGGTGGGAGGAAGCTGCAGCCGAGGCCGCCCTGCGGCTGGAGGAGACGACGCAGCGCGCACGCGCGGCTGAGGCCGAGGGTGGAGCCTGCGCAGCCCGGGAGGAGGCACTGAGAGAGCGAGT CAACGCCCTGGAGATCGAGACGAACCCCCAACGCAGAGGGTCGCGCCCCCGGCCCCGCTTGGGATCCCGACCCCGGTCCAGCCCTCGCTCGCGCGCCCGTCCCGGACCCCCCGGGGGCTGCCGGCGGACCACGCGGCGCGTACGGGGGTGA
- the PLVAP gene encoding plasmalemma vesicle-associated protein — protein MGLVMERGGPYSRGLHKAGVGEHGCWYYLRYFFLFVSLIQFLIILGLVLFMVYGNVHGGTESNLQATERRADVLYGQVVGLTATQTNLTKELNLTTRAKEAIMQLLLNARRDLDRINASFRQCQADRTIYLNNERYMAAIILSEKQCKEHLKGNNNSCNALLLMLGQKAKTLEVELEKEKAVCTKDKEALVLGKRVVEEQLVECGKTQGQLQQEKRIAEERLRKVEALCLRWDKDKFETDLRNIWRDSIIPRTLDSLGYSPYHPFTGEMASIRRTCDHMPELMNTKVAELARSLRVDIQRVASENADLQRQKLEAEHGLQASQEAKEKIEKEAQAREAKLQAECARQTQLALEEKATLRKERDNLAKELEEKKKEVEQLKMQLAISNSALDTCIRAKSQPMPFPLPRPVGSPLNPPPIDPASLEEFKKKILESQRPPASHVVAPSSG, from the exons ATGGGCCTGGTCATGGAGCGTGGGGGGCCATACTCGCGGGGGCTGCACAAGGCGGGGGTTGGTGAACACGGCTGCTGGTACTACTTGCGCTACTTCTTCCTCTTCGTCTCACTCATCCAGTTCCTTATCATCCTTGGCCTCGTGCTTTTCATGGTGTATGGCAACGTGCATGGTGGCACTGAGTCCAACCTGCAGGCCACCGAGCGCCGGGCCGACGTCCTCTATGGCCAGGTCGTGGGGCTCACAGCCACCCAGACCAACCTGACCAAGGAGCTCAACCTCACCACCCGTGCCAAGGAGGCCATCATGCAGCTTCTGCTGAATGCCCGCCGTGACCTGGACCGCATAAACGCCAGCTTCCGCCAGTGCCAGGCTGACCGG ACCATCTACCTGAACAACGAGCGATACATGGCTGCCATCATCTTGAGTGAGAAGCAATGCAAGGAGCATCTCAAGGGGAACAACAACAGCTGCAATG CTTTGCTCCTCATGCTGGGCCAGAAGGCCAAGACGCTGGAGGTGGAACTAGAAAAGGAGAAGGCCGTGTGCACTAAAGACAAGGAGGCCCTGGTGTTGGGCAAGCGGGTGGTGGAGGAGCAGCTGGTCGAGTGCGGGAAGACCCAGGGGCAGCTGCAGCAAGAAAAGCGCATTGCGGAGGAGCGACTACGGAAGGTGGAAGCCCTCTGCCTCCGGTGGGACAAGGATAAGTTTGAGACGGACCTGCGGAACATCTGGAGGGATTCCATAATCCCACGTACCCTGGACTCTCTGGGTTACAGTCCCTACCACCCCTTCACTGGGGAGATGGCCTCCATCCGCAGGACCTGTGACCACATGCCTGAACTCATGAACACCAAGGTGGCAGAGCTGGCCCGCAGTCTGAGAGTGGACATCCAGCGCGTGGCCAGCGAGAACGCGGACCTCCAGCGCCAGAAGCTGGAGGCTGAGCACGGCCTGCAGGCCAGTCAGGAGGCCAAGGAGAAAATAGAGAAAGAGGCCCAAGCCCGAGAGGCCAAGCTCCAAGCCGAATGTGCCCGGCAGACCCAGCTAGCTCTGGAGGAGAAGGCGACTCTGCGAAAGGAAAGAGACAACCTGGCCAAGGAGCtggaggagaagaagaaggaggtGGAGCAGCTGAAGATGCAGTTGGCCATCAGCAACTCAGCCCTGGACACCTGCATCAGGGCCAAG TCGCAGCCGATGCCCTTTCCCTTGCCAAGACCTGTGGGCTCTCCCCTCAACCCTCCACCCATTG ACCCAGCTAGCCTGGAGGAATTCAAGAAGAAGATCCTGGAGTCCCAGCGGCCCCCTGCAAGCCATGTGGTAGCCCCATCCAG TGGCTGA
- the BST2 gene encoding bone marrow stromal antigen 2, protein MNDIMERVMAGVLLFLVVGLAVALSIFAVQANSEACKDGLKAQQKCQNTTRLLEGQLTQAHQGLRRAQAQAITCNRTVVNLTASLEVEKAQGQKKQTRIKELEGEIKKLNQMLQEKLAEVEQLRKEKEVHRNSNSYTSASTTLSPSVASELLLLLGLKAALL, encoded by the exons ATGAATGACATAATGGAACGAGTCATGGCGGGGGTCCTGCTGTTTCTGGTGGTGGGCTTGGCGGTGGCCCTGAGCATCTTCGCAGTCCAGGCCAACAGCGAGGCCTGCAAGGATGGTCTGAAGGCCCAGCAAAAATGTCAGAACACCACCCGCCTCCTGGAAGGCCAGCTGACCCAAGCCCACCAGGGCTTGCGGAGGGCTCAGGCCCAGGCAATCACCTGCAATCGGACTGTG GTGAACCTGACAGCTTCCCTGGAGGTGGAGAAGGCTCAGGGCCAGAAGAAGCAGACGCGTATTAAGGAGCTTGAGG GAGAGATCAAGAAACTGAACCAGATGCTGCAGGAGAAGTTGGCAGAAGTGGAGCAGCTAAG AAAAGAGAAGGAGGTCCATAGAAATTCCAACAGCTACACCAGCGCTTCGACCACCCTGAGCCCCTCAGTGGCCTCTGAGCTCCTCCTGCTCCTGGGCCTCAAGGCTGCGCTGCTCTGA